tgctgtgggcagagctCTGGCCGGGGGCTGTTCCAGAGGGATTCACGGCTGCAAACTGCAAACAGGGCACCAGCTTGGCTGGCCCACGGACCTGGCACCAGCGAGCTCCAGAGCAGCCTCAGCGACCTGCATCTGCCTGCCCCATGTGTGGTTCAGGATCTATTTCATCATCTAGAGAAAAGCATTTACTGCCAATAAACGGGCTAATTAATTCTCCTCAAAGACCTCTCAATTATTCATCTTGGGccacagagaaaacaattaCAGCACTTACCTCAGCCCTGGCTCAGCCAGTGCAGCAGCCAGTGTGGGGCCAGGGCTGGCGGCAGGCAGGGTACAGCTGGGGACAGCCCGGTACAGCTCCCAGCACGGACCCCAGCTCCCGGTGCCCAGCCAGCCTTGGGTCTGCCacctggcaggagcagccctgcggagCAGGCACAGCCACCGGCCCAGGGCCGTCACCGGCAGCAGTGCtctcccaggctgcccccaaGAGCTGCTCCCAGTACCAGGGCTCAGGAGCGAGGGGACCCCCCAGGCTCCTGCACGGCTCCTTGCTGCGGGGTGCACCCCATGGGGTGCAATGGCACCCCAATCTGCCCACACTCAGCCAAAGCCACTGTGCCCCATGCACTGAGAACACTTTGCTCCCTCCTCACCACCCACCTGCAGTGTCTCCTCTCCCCGTCCTTCTTGAGTAGCCCAGCCGTCCCCGCACCTCTGCCCAGGGACATGCACCTCCAAGCCATCGCCAGGGCCACCTGTGGGCGCCTGCTGTGAGTGGGGCTCAGGTTGCATGCTCCCCAAGCCAGctccagcatcacccagcaTGTCTGTCCTGCTCAGCCAGGCACGGGCAGGACCCCATCCCACCTGAGGACACAATCCCCtggctgcccctctgccccgtGGCCCCAGGGGCCGGACCGGGCCGTGCTGGGGTGCCCCTTGGAGGGCGGCTTTTTTCCCAGAAGGTTCTCGGCTCCTTGGCCCTCCGcatgctcctccagcccctcgGCGGGGTTGAGTCCTGCTCCCACTGCGTCAGCTGCACCTTGGGAAGGCAGCCCGCTGCTCCGCTGACACCATGAGCTCGGGGGGTCCCCTCCCATGCAGCGGCCGGACCACactggggcaggatggggtgcAGCAGTTCCCCGGGGCCGTGGCCGTGGCCGTGACAGCTCTCTTCCTGCCCTGCTTGCCTGTGCACGGCGGGTCAGGCCGCTCTAGCACCGCCATCCTGCCTCCCGCCgggccccccccagccctgccgtgAGCGGGGGCATCGCTGACCCGGGCCGGGTGGCCAGAGCCCCCTGCGCGGCTCCGCGGGGTGCCCGGCGCCGGGCTCGGAGGCACCGGCCGGGGCAGCGCAGGGGGCCCGGGGCGGctgcagggccgggccgggaaGGGTTAAGGGcggcccgcgccccccccggcGGCTGAGGGGCGGGCCTGTCGGGAAGCCGGGatttctgtggtggttttaCTGGAAAAGTTGTTGCCGGCGGAGGGAGGGGTCACCCCAGCAGCCGGCAGGTTGAGGACGGGGGAACCGGCCGGTACCGCGCCTCCCACCAGCTGCCCGGGGCCGGCAGCATCCACTGGGCTGCGGGCACTCCGCCGGCCCATGCGGGGCTCGCTGCTGGCCCGGCGGGACGTGGCATTCAGCTCGTCCCCGCTGCCAGACCCCCGGTGCCCTGCCGGCCCCCCCCGGAGCAGCCCCGGGCAGCCCAGGAACCAAggccaccagctgctgcttgccctgggctgtgcccaCCGTGCCTGGTGGGGCACAGCTggccctgggctgcagtgatGGTGATGCTGCCGGTGCTGCCAACCCTCACACCGTGCTGgcaagccctgccagccctcctcCGGGCAGTGCCACCCACTGGGTCAGTGCCCACCGGCTGTGTCCTGGCAGGGCCATCAAGGGTTCCTTCTGGGCTTGGACTCACTTCGATGCTGTGTGTGGGAGCAGCCACTGGCATGTGCCCCAgggagcccagcccagcatgTCAGCAGCACCATTACACTGCAACGGTAGCGGACTGGGGCCGGTAGAGAGGGCAGCACCGGTGCCTCGGTGCTGCCTccacctccagcacagcctggcactggccatggcacagcacagcacgcTGGAGGCCTGGCTTGTGCCCCTGGGCAGGCTGAGCCAGGAgcccagcacatcccagcactTCCAGGCATTGCTCCACAATTCCCAACAGTAGGAAATCACTTGGCTCCGCAGCTCCCACCCCTCCGGGGATGACTGATGGtggctcccccctgcccagaTGGGAGCAGGGCCCTCTAggccagccagccccagcccacacGGACAAGCTATGGCAGcccacagcacaggcagtgccagcagcacagccacagggTCAAGGCAGCCTGGCAGGAAAACACCCCTGAGCTCATGGAGAACACTTCAGGGTcgctggcagccctgcagccagcagccagcacaggacACCCAGGGCACCACTTGCACCACCCACACTCCTgcgcccgcagcccctgcccggcccagccagcagcatgctggCTCTGCCGGGATGGGGGAGCAGTGTCAGCCACCAGTGCAGAGGCAGCCACCTGtgccagggcacaggcagctcGCCCCAGCCCAGCGATGGCCGAGGGGCCACTGCCACGCTGGTGCTGCCCACCGTGCCTCcccccagccacagcctctcctggGTGCCCGCAGAGGGGACGCGCACCCGGACTGAgccgcagggctgggggtcagGCTGGCGGGGTGAgcaggcagggccgggcagcggCTGCGCACAGGGCTGCCGGtggggccgggggcagggggagcccgTCCGGCTCCGGGAATCGCCCTGGCCGCTGCCAGGCTtgtggcagggaggggggaaaccCGATCTGCCGCGGCAGGGCCCGGGCGCCGCTCCCCGGCCAGGCTTCGCTGCTAATTTTAGCCCTGGGGAGGCACGGCTGGAGCATGAGCTCAGCCCACCGCAGCGGCACGTTCGGTGGGGCCGGCACGGGCAGGTGGCAGCCGTGGGAGCCGTGGCTCAGTACGGCCCTGGGCGAGCCCCCCGGCGCTGGCCAAGCCCCCACCCAGCCGCCGGCCAGGTGCTAGCACTGCCTTCCCGCTGCCCACGCGCCTGCAGCCATGGCTTGGCCAGCCCCACACGTGGCCATCAGCCCTTCCACAGGCCCCAGACCTGGCCCCACCAAGCCTCCACCATGGCCCGGGAGACCCCTGAGCCAGGTCCTAGCCTGGCCCCCCAGGGGAAAGGCGTGGGGCTGGCAATgtggggctctgcagaggaggcCATGCCATGCTGCAAGGTCCTGCGAGGGATGTGGCTGCCTGCCAGTGAAGGAGCCCCCTGCATGGACTCCTGACCCTTCCCCGGGCTGGTGGGGGGGCTGCGCAGTGCAAAGCCCTGAGCCACCCCCATCAGGCCTCTGAAACAGGCCAGCACGGGCGCTGTCCCCACACCAggcactgcacagcagctggcctggcagCTCCATAGGGCACCCCATGGCCACCCAGCCgcccctgccaggagcagctggggaggccATGGCTGAGGGATGCTCCAGCTGGCTGCCCCTTCCTGAgggagcagagagagcagcTCCGGAGCCTGCCCTGCCTCAGGGCAGCTGCCCCAGACATGGTGGGGTCCCCAGCCCAGGGCCCCATGGCTGCACTTCCCCACTAGCCCTTCACCTGAGGTGTAACCGGCCGGGCTGCCCAGCGCTTACTGGAAGAGGAAGCTGCTGGGAAGGCAGTGCGTGCAGCGGGGCAGCTTTGGGGAGGAGAGGCTCGGCTCAGCAGCCGGCAGAGCTCGGCTGTCCATGCTCCCAGGTCCAGGGCCAGTAACGGGAAGCGCCTGCTCTCAGTGACGGTAAATCAGATCGGGGAGATTAGAGGCCTTTTTGCCTAATCATGAGCAGCTTGAAGTTGGAGGACAAGTTCCTGGAACAAAGAGGAAATGGAGgcagtaaataaagaaaaactgttaACATGTGGCCCTGCgtgtgaaaaacatttctgtaaaggGCTGTTTATGGCTCACCCATCTGCAGGACTGAcaacacaggctgcagcaggagctgacaATGAGGCCCTGCATgcaggggcacaggcagggcggcaggcacacaggcagccagccggggcagctgcagggtggTGTCACATGGGGGGAGGGCTTGGGGGGCCGAGGCCATGTGGTGGCACGTggtggagggaggaagaagacaGCAGCATAGCAGGGCCATGGTGCAGGCGGCTGGACTGAGGCTGTCAgggtggctgtgtgtgtgtggaggcagcagcacagcacatgcACCAAgtgggcaggggtgggcagcACGGGGCCCTCGAGGGAAGGAGGGCACCAGAACACACCTGCCCCACCACTCCCCCTGCACGTGCCATGGAAGGTGCAGAGTGCTGCAGCgctgtgtccccctccccacctgcagcacgAGGGGCATGGCCCAGGCTCTCCCAGCAGATCCCTATGGCTGTGGGCCTGGTCTGCCCCGCAGAGCATCACCGGCCTCCGTCTGGTCTAGCCCAACAAGGGGCAAGGCAGGGGGTCTTACTGCTACACTGGGCAtgtgcccccctgcccctggagCTGGTGCAGGCACAGAGTGCCAAGAGCTACACAGCTGCCCATGGGCaacaccagcactgctgcagcacatgcCTGcctgcagtacaacaggacaGCGCGTTAGCTGTTTCCAGGGTAGATGCACCCAGAAGTCTGAGCTGATTCCTAGCAGCGAGGTCACCCCGTGCTGTTCCTGCCAGCAGTGGGAGCAGCGTGGCAGGAGCCACCACTGTTGGGCATGCGGTACCATGGTTGCAGATCCTTGGCCAAGTGGGCACGGGCAGCCTCACGCTGGCgcttcctccagcagcacgGGCAGGGTGGGCGCTCCTGGCAGAGCGAGGGGTGGTGGGGGACCTGGGGGGCCTGGGGCAGCACCCACCCGTGTGCCCCAGCACCTCCGCCGGTCCCTGTACTGTGGGTGGGGGGGCAGAGGCACGAGGTGGAGAGACGGGGAGGGTctcaggggcagcaggagccgtAGCCCCGGGACCGGCGGTCGAGCCCGCCCCCCGCATACCGCGCCCGGGAGCCCTTGCGGCGGGGCGGTCCCGGGCATGCTGGCGGTGCGGGGCGCGGGCGCGgcgctgcggcggggccggttgcctgcggcgggggccggggctggggccgtgCAGCCGGGCTCCCCCcctggccccgctgcccccccgccgCTCGCCGTGGACCTGCGGAGCGACACGGTGACCCGGCCCAGCGCGGGGATGCGCCGCGCCATGGCCCGCGCCGCCGTGGGCGACGATGACTACGGGGAGGACCCAGCAGTCAACGGTGGGCGGCGGGGTCGGACCTCCCCGGCAGAGATGGAGggccgcccccccacccccggtggGGTCCCCACCTGtagctgcccccagcccctccgggATGGGGAAGcccagagcaggggctgggggtggcagccTGGGCCTGCAGGGTTCCGACCGAGTCCCCCGGCACGCCCCCCATGAAGACCCCCCCCTGCTTCttccccctgcagagctgcagcgcCTGGCCGCAGGGATCCTGGGGATGGAGGAGGCTCTTTTTGTGCCTACGGTCACGATGGCAAACCTCATTGCCGGTGAGTGCCTAGGGCTGccagccctccttccccacaCCCTGGGGCGGCCAGCCCACCACCTGGGGACAGGTCTATGTCCCCATCCCATGGAGGGTGCAGGGGGCAAGAACAGCCCCGCTTCTCCCTGGGGTCCCAGGGAGCACCCCGCTTCTGCTCAGGAagctgcccggggcaggggagAGCTGTGGGCAGCAAGCCCTTTCTGACCCAGGTGCGTCTCCTTGCGCCTTCCTCAGCCCCCTCCACCTCAAATCTGAAGCAGCACGACCCCGCTCAGACCCTGGACCTGCTCcccacttgctgctgctgcagagcaaccCCCTCTTGGGCCTGCTTGACCCCATTGCACACTCAGCCTCTGCTCTGCTAACCTTCACCCGGTTTGCATCCCTGCCTTCCTGTGAGCAGGGGTCTGCTGCATGCTGTGTGCTGCATGGGACCTGCCGTGTGCATGCACCAGGGAGGGCAGGCCGTGCCCCGCAGCCGCTGCGGGCAGCCCCCAGCCGACActcccagcacctctgggaCAGAGCGGGCGCCCCGTGCCCGCAGGAGGCCGCGCTGCTGCGTGCCCAGCCTTCCTGCATCGGAGCGACCAGCGCGGGCAGCCCGTGGGCCCCTGGCTGAGCCTGCCTGGGCTCCTGCACGTGCTGCCCGCAGTGCCCCCTCCCTCACGgcccctctccctcccagtGATGTGCCACTGCCAGCGCCGGGGGGGGCAGCTGCTCCTGGGCCGGGACGCCCACCTGCACCTCTACGAGCACGGCGGGGCCGCGCAGGTGGGtgccgcgggcgggcggggggggcgggctgTGGCGGCACCGGCAGGGCggcttgctgctgccctccGCTGGCTGCCGGCGCCGGGCTGGGCGCAGGGTCCCTTGCCCGGCTGCTGACGCCCCGAGCCACAGCCTGGGGCACGAGTGGGGGCTGAGCCCACCCGGTGCGAGGGATGGAGGGGATGATGGCCGGGACTTCTGTGCACAGCCACTGTCCCCCATGCACCACCGCCATGTCCACACACACTGCCACCATCTCCCCCATGCACCACTGCTGTCCCTCCATGCACCACCACTGTACCCCCATGCACCACTGCCATCCCCCCATTCACAACCACAGTCCCCTGTGCACCATCACTGTTCCCCCATGCACCACCACTGTACCCCTGTATACCACCACTGTCCGCCATCAGCTGTGCTCTCTGCCCTGCCCTATGCACAGGTTGCTGGCGTCCACTCCCAGGCACTGCCGGACCTGCCAGATGGCACCTTCGACCTGGACCAGCTGGAGCTGACCATCCGCGAGGCCCATGGCAGCCGGTACCACCTGCGTCCCGAGCTCATCTGCCTGGAGAACACGCACAGCTCGGCGGGGGGCCGGGTCCTGCCCCTCACCTACCTCCAGCAGGTAGGGCCCCCCAGCTAGCAGCTGGGCTGCCAGGTGGCAGGATGGCACCAAAGTGATGCCAACGCCTTGCTGAGGAGCTCTGAGTGTGGCTCATGTTGGCACCAGCCACCCCAGGGtgtccctcccagcccagctgctcctctgcttccccccAGGTCCGTGGGCTTGCTGACTGCTATGGGCTACGGGTGCACATGGACGGGGCACGGCTGATGAACGCGGCAGTGGCTCAGGACGTGGAGCCAGCTCACATCACCCAGCACTGTGACTCTGTGTCCCTGTGCTTCTCCAAGGTGTGCTCACACAGGGAGGGAGTCCCCAGGGCCCACTGGGGCCTGGCCCTCATTTGGGGACTGAGCACCCACCTTACTGGTGGGGGCACCCCTGGGCAAAAGGGGCAGCCTCCCGGAGCTGCTCCAGTCACTGCTCTGATGGCTCTGCAGGGCCTGGGTGCCCCGGCTGGTGCGGTGCTGGCTGGACGCAGGGAGTTCGTCGATGAGGCCTGGCGTGCACGGAAGCTGCTGGGTGGGGGCATGCGGCAGGCAGGCGTGCTGGCAGCCGCTGCCCGCGTTGGACTGGGGCACATGGAGGCAACACTGCGCAGAGACCACAACAACGCCCGATGCTTTGCTGAAGGTATCTTGGGGCCCCTTGGCACACCAGTGCTCACAGCCTGACACCACACTCTGCccggcagctgctgcacagccaagccctgccctgcccaacAGCTCGGGGGTGGGGCCCAGCCTGAACTGCTGCCCCACGGCCCCTGGGCTCACAGCTCCCAGCGCTGCCGGGGTAACAGCGGTGCAGGCATCTTCCccaagcagctgtgctggatcTGCAGCGAGGCCAGGATGCCGCTGGGGTCCCTGCCTGGGTGGAGTGCAGGGATGATGCCATGCCTGTCCCCGCAGAGCCCACAGTGAGCCTGGGGCTGCACAGGGTGGGCCAAGGGCACCTCTTTCAGCTGGGACCTGGGGCAGGGcttgggctgtgctgcagcctcctctccTGGGTAGCTGGGTGCTGCGCTCACAGCCTACCTActgcccctgcctcccctcAGGCATCCAGGAGCTGAACTCACCCCTCTGCTCCATCAACCTCAAGGCGGTGGAGACAAACATTGTGATGGTGAGCATCAGGGGGGACTGGCCGTCCCCTGCAGAGCTCTGCGAGCAGCTGCGGGCAGTAAGTGAGGAGGAGGTGGCCGAGACTGGCCAAGCTGTCAGTGTCCTGCTGTTCCCCTGGTCAGCACGCACTGTGCGTGCGGTCTGGCACCACGATGTCTCGGCCCGTGACACTGAGCTCGCAAAGAACAAGCTGGAGTTTGTGGCCAGAAAGTGCCAGGAGAAGCTGGCCCGGGGACTGTGGCCAACTTCTCCGAGCGCAGGGGGAGCCTGAGcatcctcccagccccagccccagggcagctgcctcccctgggtgctgcaggcaagctggcaggctggagcagctgtcccagccctgtcctggcAGTCAGCAGCAAGGGGGCTGGTACCAGTCACAGCATGCTCCAGGCAtgttcccagctggctgcagcataACATCCATCCCCACAAACCAGTGTGAGCCCAGCCCCGGGGAGGCTCCAGCCcacccctgcagcaggagcatgCACCTCCCAGAACATACCCAGAGGGACAGAGGGGAGCCCACATCTCACACCACCACTTGGACCCCTCTGAGACAGCATCCCTGCCTCACTAGTCACCCAGCAAACACATCCTCAGAGCATCCTCTGGTCCTCTACAGAAGCTCTGCTTCTTAAATTCCCACAGGGAGCACCCAAAAGCAGAGCCagacacccccagccccaaaggCCACCTGCTGTGCTTGGCCTATGGGCACCACATGTGCAAGGATGCAGCAGTGGGGAGACTGATCCTGAGGGATGGTCGGGGCACAAAATAAACATGTTctggcagtgctgtggctgtgcaggaTGTTTTCTCCTAAGCATGCTCCTCTCCTGACTGTGCAGCAGGGACATTATCACAGCCAAGCAGTCCCCATTGAGGGACAACTGCTCCCAAGGACATGGGAGCATCTCAGCCACAGGACTGGGGCCACCACATAGCAGCACTGAAGTTTGTGTGTGGCCAGGACGTCCCGGGG
This genomic interval from Falco peregrinus isolate bFalPer1 chromosome 2, bFalPer1.pri, whole genome shotgun sequence contains the following:
- the LOC101917257 gene encoding uncharacterized protein R102.4-like isoform X1, which encodes MLAVRGAGAALRRGRLPAAGAGAGAVQPGSPPGPAAPPPLAVDLRSDTVTRPSAGMRRAMARAAVGDDDYGEDPAVNELQRLAAGILGMEEALFVPTVTMANLIAGVCCMLCAAWDLPCACTREGRPCPAAAAGSPQPTLPAPLGQSGRPVPAGGRAAACPAFLHRSDQRGQPVGPWLSLPGLLHVLPAVPPPSRPLSLPVMCHCQRRGGQLLLGRDAHLHLYEHGGAAQVAGVHSQALPDLPDGTFDLDQLELTIREAHGSRYHLRPELICLENTHSSAGGRVLPLTYLQQVRGLADCYGLRVHMDGARLMNAAVAQDVEPAHITQHCDSVSLCFSKGLGAPAGAVLAGRREFVDEAWRARKLLGGGMRQAGVLAAAARVGLGHMEATLRRDHNNARCFAEGIQELNSPLCSINLKAVETNIVMVSIRGDWPSPAELCEQLRAVSEEEVAETGQAVSVLLFPWSARTVRAVWHHDVSARDTELAKNKLEFVARKCQEKLARGLWPTSPSAGGA
- the LOC101917257 gene encoding uncharacterized protein LOC101917257 isoform X3; protein product: MLAVRGAGAALRRGRLPAAGAGAGAVQPGSPPGPAAPPPLAVDLRSDTVTRPSAGMRRAMARAAVGDDDYGEDPAVNELQRLAAGILGMEEALFVPTVTMANLIAVMCHCQRRGGQLLLGRDAHLHLYEHGGAAQVAGVHSQALPDLPDGTFDLDQLELTIREAHGSRYHLRPELICLENTHSSAGGRVLPLTYLQQVRGLADCYGLRVHMDGARLMNAAVAQDVEPAHITQHCDSVSLCFSKGLGAPAGAVLAGRREFVDEAWRARKLLGGGMRQAGVLAAAARVGLGHMEATLRRDHNNARCFAEGIQELNSPLCSINLKAVETNIVMVSIRGDWPSPAELCEQLRAVSEEEVAETGQAVSVLLFPWSARTVRAVWHHDVSARDTELAKNKLEFVARKCQEKLARGLWPTSPSAGGA
- the LOC101917257 gene encoding uncharacterized protein R102.4-like isoform X2 — encoded protein: MLAVRGAGAALRRGRLPAAGAGAGAVQPGSPPGPAAPPPLAVDLRSDTVTRPSAGMRRAMARAAVGDDDYGEDPAVNELQRLAAGILGMEEALFVPTVTMANLIAGVCCMLCAAWDLPCACTREGRPCPAAAAGSPQPTLPAPLGQSGRPVPAGGRAAACPAFLHRSDQRGQPVGPWLSLPGLLHVLPAVPPPSRPLSLPVMCHCQRRGGQLLLGRDAHLHLYEHGGAAQVAGVHSQALPDLPDGTFDLDQLELTIREAHGSRYHLRPELICLENTHSSAGGRVLPLTYLQQVRGLADCYGLRVHMDGARLMNAAVAQDVEPAHITQHCDSVSLCFSKGLGAPAGAVLAGRREFVDEAWRARKLLGGGMRQAGVLAAAARVGLGHMEATLRRDHNNARCFAEGIQELNSPLCSINLKAVETNIVMGAPKSRARHPQPQRPPAVLGLWAPHVQGCSSGETDPEGWSGHKINMFWQCCGCAGCFLLSMLLS